ATGCTACCATCACAAGTGATGTCGAGAACAATGATTGGACTCCTGAAATTATCTTGTATCTATAAGTTCCCCAAATATCATTTTGCCATattacaaaaaaaaggaaaaaaaaagagggggcctGGCTTGGCAGAGTCAAAGACCATCAGAAAGGaaggaattagaacaaattagaaTTCCTCTAATTTCTTTAGTTCTTAGACTACCAAGGCCAAATCGCTATGGTATCCTGAGTTATTCCTGTTCTTCAATTTCTCCCTTAGAGAAAGCACCTCTTCTGGGCACCTCCATCTGCACTCACCCCTAAAGCAAGGAGACCTGCAGGCGTAGATTGTGGCCCTCTAGGAAAAGTGGAAGCAAGCCAACATGTGTCAGTTTTCCACTCGGTCTTCAGTCTTATGTGGGTGCAAAAGTTCTCGTCCTCCTTGTCATTCACAGGAGACCCCAGGGGCTCATAGTAACTGATTGACATGTCCAAGGTCACTCATCTTATAAGATCTAGAAGTGGTATTTCAATTCAGGCCTATCTGATCTTCAAGTCTAATTACCTTCCACAGTTATTGCCCATCATCCTTGGGATTGGACCTGACCTCTTGTCTCTATCATGCTCCATTGCCTGCTTTCCTTACATTTTCCAGTCATACTAAAGTCTTGGAATATGTTGTGCCTTTCACTACCTGGAGGGTTAGGGTCATGCTAGTCCTTCTGTAAGGTAtcctgtttcagtcagcttttttcaACACTCTGagcaaaagacccaaccagatcaattgtagagaaggaaaagtttatttggagacttactgtttcagaggtctcaatctatatatagcagactccattcctcagggctcaaggtgaagctgaacatcatggcagaagagtgtggcagagggaagcaaagAGATCTACCctcgccagatacaaaatatatagcaTGATGTCCTGCCCCAATGACCCAACTCTTAACCTCAtaaaccaatcatttctcctctgaaccttcttgcgttgtctcacacatgagctgttGTGGGGataccttacatccaaaccataatatatcCCATTCTTTCCCTTCTTGTGCTCATCCATTCTACCCTCTAGATAATCTGCCTTAATTGCCCCAGTCTCTGCCATCTCTAGTTTGGATTATCTGTTCCTCTCCTGGGCTTTCATAATACTCCAAGTTGTTCTATTACAAGAACTTAACCAAACACATGCACAATCAATTACACTaacagataaataccgtgaaccaGGTATTGTGCTAAGAGACTTTATGTGTATTACTCATTTAATCCCTGCAACAACCTTGCAATGAGTAGGATTCTTATCCCCATTTCATAAATGAGTGAGTTGAACTCAGAAGAGATCAATTAACTTTCCCTAGGCTGACAAGTGGTAAGACTGACACTCAAACCTGTTTACTAAATGGAAATGAAATGAGGTGAGGGTGAAGCCTGCAGCTAATCAAACCTCTCTTTGCTTGCAGAAGCCACCTGGCGAAGAGGGCAGCCCTGACGTGATGTGCTCAGAGAGCGAAGACCTTCCGTTCCAGGAGAGGTCTGCTTGACATACCCCGGAGACTTACCATAGGAAAGGCATACCACTCGGCTGGGCTAGCGGAAGGGTGACAGCTGCATTCTCCTGTGCCTACCACGTAACCAAAAATGAAGGAGAACTACTGTTTACAAGCCCCGCTGGTGTGCCTGAGCATGCTGTGCCACAGCCAGGCATTTGCTCTGGAGCGACGAAGCCACCTGCGGCCCTCGTTCTATGGACATCATGAGAAGGGCAAGGAGGGGCAGGTGCTGCAGCGCTCCAAAAGAGGCTGGGTCTGGAACCAGTTCTTTGTGATAGAGGAGTACACGGGGCCTGACCCTGTGCTCGTGGGCAGGGTAAGCTGACTTTCATGTGATGTTTACCTGTTTCCCTCCCCCATGGGAACAATACCATAtggacaataaaaataaaaaacagattgGGAAAACACACAGGATCTGACATCAGTGAAAACCCAACATCATGCACACACATCCTCTCAGTCTTTCCCCAAGATATAAACTTACTCATGTTTCCCACTTAATGCaataccataattttttttctaaaggcTGCTTCATAGTCTACTGTAATGGAACAGatcataatttatttaatcattCTCCAACTGAGGGGCATTTCCTTGACCACGTTCTTCCCCCAACTCGGCTACTTTTCCTTTGTATTTTCATAACTCTCTTTGTGCTTTTTATCATACCTTGCTTTGCTGTATTATACATATCTATAtgtttctctctttctcactaAACCCCAAGATGCTTTGCATCAGAGAAAGGGTTGTGCTTGTGTCTCTGGGTTCTGGttctgagtctgactttgaaGAGATCAGTGAGGGGGTGTCACAGGATGGGCATCATTTTATCCCTGTTGCTCTAGGGATGGGAAATCCCATGGGAGGTGGTTTCAGATTCCTAGCCATACTCAGGTTCTGCCTCTTTTGTGTAGCATTACCAAAAAAGCTTTAAGTGTAGAGGGTCCAAAACGTATTTGGAAACTGACTCGCCACTCTCATTTGTGGTAAAATATGCAGGTATTTTTCAGATGGTAGTGATAAGAATGACAAGGAGATTGTTATTTATAAGCATCAGAAGTGAAATCCTACTATGTGTAGGTGCAGTGCTAGGCATGTGTTAAACCAGGTTAAAAATAATTCCTGGCTTGAAAGAGTTTGGAGTGTAGGGGGAAAGACACAGTCTCCTCAGCAGCCGAAAGAGAAAAACTAAAATGAGAAGGAGGATGGATGAAATTCAATGAAAGGACGATTTAGGATCTAAAAGACCAGCAGAAGTTACTCAACAAAGGGGGAAAGAGGCAAGGGCAGAGGTCCGAGGCATTTTTGAACCCATTGGATTCCAACAAGGTTATCTTCTTTTGTTCCTTAACATAAGGAAAACATTTCATATCTATATCATTGGCATACTTGGAGGGGATTAGGGAGCCTCAGTAATATTGCTTAGGGCTGGGaatttgtttttgaaaaaaaaatgtaccaaaggaattttattcatttgtacCCCAAATGAAAAGCTATGGATATAGCCCCAGGAGGTGGAAATTCTATTAAGTAGAAGAGACAGTCTCTGAGACTTCAGCTGAGGCAGAGGTTATGTAGCTTGAGCCGTGTGCAGAGTTCCATGTAAATAGCTCCGAGAAGACAGAACCTGCTGCCATGGGACTGTCTCACTGGGGAGCCATGATGTCTTACAGTGGGAGGGCTACACAGAGGGCAGGATCTGGGGAGCCCTGTCATCATCTCTGTGGATGCAGCCATGATCATGGCTACTAGAAGGGAACATAGGAAAAAGGGGGAGTCAAAGTGTGTCGGCAGCTCACACCTGAGCATGAGTCTCATGTCAGAATGGATGTGGGCGGGAAAAACTAGCTGCATCAAaggaattttccttttgaaatggtGCTGGGCTAGTTCCCCATAAATCAGAGCAATCGAGAAGGTGACTTGTTCTGTAACAACCTTTCACTTGACGACATTCAAGGTTGAGTGCTTCAAGATTCCCTGAAAAAGTCAAATTTGGCAAACCATAGAGGTTCAGATGTCTTGTAGGAAATGCAGTCTGTGTTGTGCTGTGCCTTGCTGAGGAGGGAGACCGCCCATCTGTGAGTCAGGGCTTGGCTGGGCGTGGCACAGTGACTGATCCCTTGAAAGAGTCCACTCATTGCCCAAACTGGTTTCTGTGTGAAGCCTGATAAATATCATTGTCAGTCCTGGAACTCCTCTTTGTAAGAGAGAAAGGGAATTCATATCTGACTTGCAAATCTGAAaacaaagtaagaaaaaaaaaactcgagGATGAGTGTATTCTGTAAAATTTTCAGTTCTTTGGCTGCTCATGAAATTTCTCGGTTTAATTCCTAAGGAAGGTGTCAGATTCATGTTTCCCATAGGAAGACCTCCACAAACTTTCAGTCTCTGGCCACTTTGACTTGTTTCTTCATTCCTCAGCCACAGGACAGATCCCCTAACTTTTGACAATTCTGGAAGCAGAGAATACAGAGGAACACACCCCCACCACCCTGGGAAGGGCTGGGGGCCAGGAGGGAGGGACCTCGCCTATGTACGAGAAAATGTTATGAAGATTGGAGAAATTCTGTCCATCCGCTATACACCATCAAATAACTTCCTATGTCATTCACAAATGGTCTTGTTCTTTGAAAGTGTGTCAGCCACGATTTCACAACAACACACAGCTCGTGGTGAATAAGAAATTCCgaagtaaagttttatttttttttttcctgagacatCATGACCTTTGTAATACCTCCCCACATGTATTCCTCTGAACTGAAATATTTGGTGTATTTGAAACACCACGAATCCATTAGGTATCTTTTCGGAAACTGAAATaatatggaaattttaaaaagcttcatGTTCAATCTTGCTTTGTGACAGGGCCGGCTCTCTATGCTTTGTGTTTCATAgtcataattaaaattagagtagtaataataataatccattagcATTAATAATACTATTAACATtgtaatattaaatataattagtaataacaatttttttttattattgtaaatGTCATTTGGATAAAACATTTCAGCTTGTCATGGGTTTTCTTATATAGCAGGGAGAATCAAGGGTTTCTTGTTCACTTGCCTGCTGTGGAAGCCTATGAGAACAGGAAAAATAATGCTTCTCCCACAAAGAGCATCATGAGGGTCAAACTACTCAAATTAGGATGAAGCCTTCCGAAATTGAAATGGAACAACAAAGTGTAGAGAGTTCGTTGCACAGGAAAATCAAATGAGGTCTTTGGAGGTAGTTCATGTTCCAAAATCAGGGCTGACTCAAGGTCAAAAGATACAGGGCTGGTAGTCAAGGAACCTGGGTGATTTCTTAGCCTGGCAAGTATGGATTTAGGAAGGTTTCACCTTGTCTCTAGGCTTTGCCCAGAGGGAGAAACCTCAAGGATTTTAAGGTTGTTTCTAGGGTCTATGGAATTGCACATGTATTACCCCATCCCACTTGACCATCCCCTGTGGTCAGAATGGAATTTCCTTCTATGAAGACATATCCCCAGATGTGTCTTCAGATCAGAGTGCTGCACAACAGCAATTCTGCGGAGATCTTATCAGTTGACTTGTTAGAGATAACAGAGTCCTAGACACACCCCAAGGGTCCCTTGAAGAGGAGCCCCAAAAGAGGTGATAATAATATGCACACTGTGGGTGAGGTAGTCCTAGATGTATCCACGCAGAAGGGCACCTGAATTTACTGTTAGAGAAAAATGGCAAGGTGAGGAATGAAGTGTGTGCTCTGACTTTTATTGGGTAAAAATAAGCTAGGAGGACACATGTGAGTGTAGAGATCTACTTGCAACTGTGTAGATGAGAATATCTTCCAAAGGATTCACATGAATCTGGTAAAAAAATGGTGACTTCTGAACAGAGAAGATGAAGGATAAGgagcccgaaaccagaaagacttatgattacataaatgcatatatgtatttttaaaaatatgatgcatttctttcaaaattaatattatgatatatgtgtatgtgtgtatattttgaatgtgcacatgtgtatggaatgaaggaaaggaagagaatgaatcttagaatgaaaaagaaaaatgtttgaaCCTTGGCCTGGTTGTTCCTCAGCTGTGTGACCCTGGccaaggcaaagatcttccttaaGATTCTgtctcttcatttgtaaaataaggGTGAACTCttatgatgtgtgtatgtgtgcacatgcacGTATGTGTGTGCAGAGATTGTAGCAATCAGAGTGGGTCACTTTCTCCCTGCTCCACCACTTGTGAAATTACAAATCTCCGTTTCTCTTTTCCTAGCTTCATTCCGATATTGACTCTGGTGATGGGAACATTAAATACATTCTCTCAGGTGAAGGAGCCGGAACCATTTTTGTGATTGATGACAAATCAGAGAACATTCATGCCACCAAGACTTTGGACCGAGAGGAGAGAGCCCAGTACACACTGATGGCTCAGGCAGTGGACAGGGACACCAACCGGCCACTGGAACCACCATCGGAATTCATCGTCAAGGTCCAGGACATTAATGACAACCCTCCGGAGTTTCTGCATGAGACCTATCATGCCAATGTGCCTGAGAGGTCCAATGTGGGTGCGTAAGTGGGGAAGACCTGCTCTACTTTCTTACCTGGTGTCCCTGCAAGTGGCCAATTTGGTGCCTGTCCTCCCCAGTCAGGAAGTAGAACTTGTGCTGTATCTTTTGTGAAAAAATAACAAACCCCAATTTTTCACTGGTGTAGTGGGAAGATCAAATGGATTTGAGGTATTAGAGCTGAAGGTTTTTTaaaggacagagaagaggaaagaaTGTGATTGAGTCTGGGTAATTCTGACCTTTGTATTCTCAGGTGTATGAATCAGAATCAATTATATCTAGTCTCTTATCCTTCATTTTCTCCTCTGTGAAATGGGAATGGGCTATATTGGTTGGTGTTCAGTAAATAATAGCAATGGTAGTCTTTGTTGGATGGAGACCATCTAATAatattttatctaatttttttttcagggtgggtatagtggagattgaatccaggggcatttaaacactaagccacatctcaacccttttaattttgttttgttttgttttgttttgagacagggtctcactaagttgcttagggccttgtcaaGTTTCTGTGGctatcctcaaacttgtgatccccttgcctcagccttccgatttgttgggattataggtgtgcaccaccgagcccagctttatttaatttttttatgtgattacaTAATTATTTATTTGCAATGTACCAGGTCCAACTGCGTCTATTTTATAGATTAGAAACATAAGGCAGAAGTAGGTTAACTAATTTACCCAGGGTCATCTGCATGATTAAGTGGATCCAGAATGCACAGTTCACTTCACCACATTATGATACCTGTGGATTTAGAAGTAGGTGTGTCATTCCAGTGTGTTTGAAGGCAGACTGCATTGCTAAGTGGTAAGACTCTGAAGGCATTCTGTGAGTGGCCACCTTCTGGTAATAACTTCCATTTGGCTTTCTAGCACACATGCAGTTGTAGTCTTTTGATAAGCACACCTCAGATGACAAAAGGTCCGTCTTTCACACAGTGGGCAGGCCTGTTCTGATCAGGGGTGCATGTGATCACATGAGCTCAAACGAATGTAGGCACCATCAGCATCACACAGTCCATTTTGATGAATGAGCAAACCAAGTCCTAAGTATGAGGGTCAGCTAATTCAAGAATGTTAGATGTGTTTTGACAGCCTCAAGGCCCTCCCACTCTGCATATGGGAGCCTCTTGGATCCTCCTTCCTCTTCCAAGTAAATTCaagctcttctcatactttgtgaaATCAGGTCAAGCCATTTTCCAACCTCTTCCCTTCCCACTTCCcacagaggatttttttttaactttctcaaTAAACAGGTCTGGATTCTACTGAGAAATAATAGACATCAACTAAATCTGTATAAATAGGGGATGGCAGAGTCAGGAACTGAGCTGCGAGAACAGCAGAGAGGTGGTATGGGAAAGCTAGCTATCTAAAAGGATAACCCACAGGAATTTTTATTGTTCTCAGCACTATGGTCCTGGGTGCTTCAGTATAGCACCCAGATtgtccacaatggaatataaaaGTGGAGTCCTGAGTGTCAGACAGTACTGGGACACAATCCTTGCTGTACCTCTGACCAGCCACAGGAACCCAGGCAACTTCTCATACCTTTCTAAGTTTGCATTTCATCATCCATAAAATAAGGTTAAGTAAAATGGATTTAAAATACAAAGAGTTGAAAAGCACTTAGCAAAAGTTTTAGAAGTAAATTAGTCATGAAAATTAGTAATTTGCTTAGCTGTGATATGATCCTTTTCTCCTTTGTAAAGTCTCCATTGGAGATTTGAACTTGGGAAGAGTTCAAAAAAGACCATTCGCATAAACAATGAATTATGGGAGGTAACCAGAAAAGAGTGAGATTTACTTGGACAGGAGATGAAAGTCTCTGACAACACTGTAAAGTAAGAACAGTTAGAAACAACATCTCTGGGCCTCCTTGACTCCCACACAGATCCTTCTTCTCTGATGAAAATGTCCGGAAGGAACCAGCTGTTTTCTTTGCTTACTGAATTGGGGCTAGACTCCTGACTCTGGCCATAAACAATTTGTGAAAGAGATTGCAAAACATCATACCTCTCACTCAAATGTCCCACAAGTACAATGGATATAAAAAACACCCAACAGAGGAATTCTGGCAGAATGCATGGAATGAGTCCCAAATGGTGCCTGGTGCAGAGAGGTTGGGAAATTGACAATTTTCTACTTCCAGCTCCTCTTTCCTCTCTCCAGTGTTCCATACCCCAGATATTTGGTCCTTGTGAGCAGCAAAGAACAGTTCGCTGGTTTATCCTCTTTGGGACCCATGAATGCATGCCTCAGATCATACAAGGTGCCTGCTGGTGAGCTCCTGTCATGTGGCTGCTAGACTGATTAGAGGTGGAAAGATGCTGTTTTCATGTCAGTAGGCAACAACGTTCTGCACAATATTTATAgccataaattaattaaaatgtagTATTAGCCACAATTTTTTTACATGCAAGGCTACAATAAATGATATATTTATTGCCAGGCTACAGATGGAAGGTTGCACTCTGTCCTTTCGTGAAATGCAATTCATCATTGATTTTCATTTATTATGCTCtttgggaagatttttatttaattatttgatataCTGAGCATTTCAATTGCATGAGCCTTAGAATGTTTGGGCAAAGatgttcatattattattttaactacTAAGCATAGCGGAATGTAATAGGAATATAGAAAGTTTTGTTTTAAACCATGCAATTAAAAGGaacaggaaagaaagagagaaggaagaaagggaaaaataaagatCACTTTGCATCTCAACTCCAGGAAATGGAGAATCTGTTGACTGATTGTGAGGCCCTCCTCTgagtttcattttaaaataaaactttgtaAACAAGAATGTAATTTGAAAAGCCAAGGGATGTTTCTAATTAATTTATTCCCCTTTTCAGGAACATCAGTAATCCAGGTGACAGCTTCTGATGCAGATGATCCCACCTATGGAAACAGTGCTAAATCAGTGTATAGTATCCTTGAAGGACAGCCCTACTTTTCAGTGGAGGCACAGACAGGTACTGTAGAATGTCACTGTCATTGTGATTTGTGATGCATTGGGAATAAGGAGTTCACACCTGTTCACGAAACCTATTGGTCTCCCAAGTTTTCCCaaatctgaaataaaaataaagagggccACCTTAGAGGAATCCTGTGAGGATTAGACACTCCATGCATGTGCCTGGCAAACAGTTGGCTTACAGTGTGacatatttattattgttgtgtctgtgtttcacCTGGTTACCACAAATGATTTCAAACTTCAacttgaatgtcagaaaggtcttgaaCTGTGGATTCAGATTAAGAGACCCCCACACTTGGAGTCTGGTGTAAATACCAGTAGCTCTCAAAGCATGCTTTGAAGACCACTATGCAAGCTAGGGAGTGTCCGAGGAGGGTGTTAATATTCGTTGCCTCAGGAGAGAGACAGCACTTTCCCGATCTCCCCTGCTGTGAGCATAGATTACCAGTGGACATCAGCATCTAGATAAATAATTTATACATTTCCTACAGAAAACAAGAGAAAACCCAAAAAAGTGAATCAATACAATGactgaaacagaaaacaaaatctgtcactTTATTTACACCAAATTTAACTCTTGACTAGAATAAACATTACAATCCTACAAAGCTGATCATCCATGATATTATTTCAGGGGCCTGTATGTCccattattttaaaagatatttaccAATAATCTGTGCCTCTTCTTATCACTAATTTGATAACATATGTATATGTAAGTGTATACATAGCCTACCAGATATTGTTCATTTACTTGGTATAATTTTCTTTTACCTAAGTATGCATTTATTTGCTCAGAATATGATTTATGCAGTTAGTTGCTATGATTTCTCAAAGGCATTTCTCATAACCCTTTCCAGGATAACCAAAAATACATATGGGACTTCATCTAGATTGTCAACATGTTAAAAATTGGAGCCTTCTTTGTCTCAGGGATGCATGAAAAACTACTGGTTGGAACCTACCAAATTTTTTaacatataaggaaaaaaaatgagttctAGGTATTGCTCAGAAACAGACAAGTGTTGGGGAGGAAGAGACAGATCAGGACTGAGTTTCTTCAGTGTTCCTTTTATACTTTTAGGACAAGTACTACCTTATCTTCAGAGAGAAAAACATTGCACATCCTCCTTGAGATTGAAGTGCAGAGTAGTCATGCCAATCGTGTTCCAGTATCCAGGGATTATGATGAATTCAATCATGAATTTATTATTGTTGTCAGTGATAGTAGACAGTACATATTTGTATAAGCATTGCATATATTCCTAAATCATTTGTTTTGCTCtttcaaaaaaataatattaacattTTACAGTATTCTGTGAAATATATGCCTCCCACTTTAAATTGAATATGAGCAATAAAAATGTTTCTAATGATCACATGTAGAGATAGATTTCCAAAAATCCTGCTAGAAGTTCAAAGATATTTGTTTAGCCATGGACAGCCATGCGGGAGGGAACTCAAACTTCAGAATTTTTACATATGAGAAAAATGAGGTTATTATTTGCATGCACAGTGAagcaaacaaaatgaaaattaatgcAGTTTACATAATCTTCATGATTTTCTTGAAAAGACACTGATGCTTCAGGTGTGGTTGCTTTCAGTTACAATTATCATGTTAAAATGACTTTTCTTTAAGAAAACAGGTTGTTTTACTCATCCGGTGGTTAAAACATTTCATTGCTTTAATGTTATAAATGAGTATCTGTGATGTTTCCTGCTCACCTGCCCAGGTATCATCAAACAGCCCTTCCCAACATGGACAGGGAGGCCAAGGAGGAGTATCACGTGGTGATCCAGGCCAAGGACATGGGTGGACACATGGGCGGACTCTCAGGGACAACCAAAGTGACGATCACACTGACTGATGTCAATGACAACCCACCAAAGTTTCCGCAGAGTAAGTAGGTGGGCTTGGCTTCACTGCCACCAGCAGCCCCCCATCTATATTGACCCCTTCCTGCTTTGCTCAGCTTGTGAAAAGGAAAATGCAGAAAACTAGGAGCTCTTTATGTCATTCTTGCAGAAAGCAAAGGCAAGATGACAACAACCACAAAACTTCAGTGGAATAAAGGTAGTGGGACAAAGAGAAGGCGTGACAATTTCTATGACTCGTTTTGCTAGGGATTTTATCTACTAACACTGTGATCTAGTACTTAACCTTCCTCTGTCTTAGTATTCTTATTACTAACCTGGGTATGATAATATCTAAATCAATCATTCGTTACTATGTAACAAACTGCCtatgagtttttttgtttgtttgttttatcatgAGTCTGTAATTTGGACAAGGCTTATAGGACACGGCTCTTCCCTGTTTTCCACAGTATCAGCTGGGCTCAGCCCCACTGAGGCTGGAAGATCCAATTCCAACATAGCTTTCTCACATGTCTACTGGGCCCATATTGATATTTGGCTCCTCTCCCTGTAAACTTTCGGTGGCTGGGTCCCAAAGACAAGAGCCCCAAGGACATCAGACAGAAACTGCATTGCCTCGTGTGACCTAGCCTCTTGAAGTCACATTGCAACCTTTCCAGTGTGGTCAGAAGGCTACCAGAAGTAGAGTGGGGTTGCTATAGACCACACCTTTccatagaagaaccatcaaagtcGTGTTGAAAAGTATGTGGGATAGGAATTATTTCTTGAGCTCTTTGTGAAAATGCCATCTTCCACAGTATCTAATTAGTAGGATTACAGTTAGGACTACAAAAGCTAGTGTAAAGTCTTAAAATGACAAACAAACATCAGCCACTGTTATCTGGGTTGTACTAAAAAGTTTATCGAATTGCTGAGggaattaaaaaaatgattttggaAGGTTGTGATTAATAATTGTGATTACAACCACCATCTTTTCCATTATTTCATGATAAGTCCCTAATATTATAAATCCCTGCAAAACCCCACATTTCACAGATCAAACTGGCTTCCATCAAAAGTGGCATAAGTTGCCAAAGGACTGTATCAAAGTCAAACTTTGAACACAAATCCACTCATATGGAGGTGAATACAAGGGTAGAGTGGGATCACAATGCTAGTCCCAGGGAGTGGGGTTCACCACAAAGGTATCTCTTTTTTGAGAAATCCATAAATTTATTACCAGAGAGATGGCACTGAAAatggaagaataaaaaagaaaaccaaatgtgGCCCCAGAGAGGCACCATGGTTACTCAAAGCTGTCCAAAGAACagtatagaaaatggaaacattgAGGTGGAAGATTAGAGGCAACCATCAGTTCTCATAGGGTCTCCCAAATGGGGAAAAACTGCTTTGCCTGGTTAGGTACAAGATTCAGCATCGTCAACAAGATTAAGGCCCATATAACATTTTAAAAGCCACATGCTTCATTATCCACATTAtaatattgtttgatgtgctggaAGGAGTAGGGCACATGGGATTATTAATGCATAGCTGTTATTGTTCTTGCTCATAGAGAATCCTATAGTAAAGTTACAGTGTAGCTGTACAAGCTGCACCAGTTTCATggtcatgaacttgaatgaaattTGTAGGAACTCAACTTATACCAGGTTTTCTAAGCCTTTCCCTATGTTGGCGATTATCTATAGATATTCCCACCGTGCCTTTAACATGAAAGGCACATGAGATGAAATTGAATTTGGTTCTGAACTGAAAATATCTAAAGCCAAATAATATAAATACACAGTATTGTAGGAAACTatgaaagaggaaaataaaacataaagaattTAACTCATTTGCCTTCCACTGCCTTTTTACACAACTAAGCCACAACCTACCTGCATACTATCATCTCCTAACAGAaggcccacttgtctcaccagatTTCTAGCTAATGTGTATATATCAGGGTGCTGCCATTGGCTTTAAGTGACTCCACTGTCACTGCTGCTCAGTCCCTTTGGTTGAGATTAGATATCTTCCTCTAAACATATTTGGCCTCATTCTTCAAAATtaatctctttctccttctcaccCATACAGATTTATCTTACACTTGTGTGTTCACTCACATTCATACACGTACACAAACACACTTACATGAATATCTGTCATACATTCATCACACACTCACGACATATTCAAACACACAACCACATACTTTCACACCCACTTGCACAACTCCTTTACCcattcacacatacacacttgCCCTCGCATAAATCATACACACATAACCACAACCCACTCATCACCCTAAACCCCTGGCAGTGCAGTGACATTAGTGTGTACATATTTGTGG
This window of the Callospermophilus lateralis isolate mCalLat2 unplaced genomic scaffold, mCalLat2.hap1 Scaffold_107, whole genome shotgun sequence genome carries:
- the LOC143386232 gene encoding cadherin-11-like, producing MKENYCLQAPLVCLSMLCHSQAFALERRSHLRPSFYGHHEKGKEGQVLQRSKRGWVWNQFFVIEEYTGPDPVLVGRLHSDIDSGDGNIKYILSGEGAGTIFVIDDKSENIHATKTLDREERAQYTLMAQAVDRDTNRPLEPPSEFIVKVQDINDNPPEFLHETYHANVPERSNVGTSVIQVTASDADDPTYGNSAKSVYSILEGQPYFSVEAQTGTVQTALPNMDREAKEEYHVVIQAKDMGGHMGGLSGTTKVTITLTDVNDNPPKFPQSVYQMSVSKAAVPGEEGGRVKAKDPDIGENGLVTYNIVDGDGMELFEITTDYETQEGVVKLKKPVDFETKRAYSLKVEAANVHIDPKFISNGPFKDTVTVKIAVEDADEPPMFLAPSYIHEVQENAAAGTVVGRVHAKDPDAANSPIR